A genomic stretch from Acropora palmata chromosome 13, jaAcrPala1.3, whole genome shotgun sequence includes:
- the LOC141863449 gene encoding female protein-like, giving the protein MTTFIDSTAIYKRIPERPDEPVATVKGGLKVLRLCIFLLKLNQRVCSPKRFLALYCVRSRLLHKEVSNQPLPSKSFEMFITRTFMLLTGVFTFAMLEGGLSFFFPPRPQGPKGPSGPPGPRGWRGLPGPQGLPGPTGPQGLPGDMGDVGPQGPSGPPGEQGPEGECGYTGYTLEFPEKGVNDYMQIWGMPNLKSFTVCFWVKTSQHYGTPFSYAVSSSANNELLIETPGSFKMIIGHNQAVQTGVSANDGKWHHICATWKNADGAWKFYKDGELAKKGTGLKKAYTIRGGGSLTLGQEQDKLGEGFDPKQSLQGMLANVNVWAGVLPPSKIKETSRCCMAGEGDLYKWSFFSIGIKGNPRITAPPTCPCAL; this is encoded by the exons ATGACGACATTTATTGATTCAACCGCTATCTACAAAAGGATTCCTGAGAGGCCTGATGAACCGGTTGCCACGGTGAAAGGGGGTTTAAAAGTCCTACGACTATGCATTTTCTTGCTCAAACTGAACCAGCGAGTTTGCAGTCCTAAACGTTTCCTCGCGCTGTACTGTGTACGGAGCCGTTTACTGCACAAGGAAGTCTCAAATCAACCGTTGCCATCAAAAAGTTTTGAGATGTTTATCACCAGGACATTTATGCTGCTCACGGGTGTTTTTACTTTTGCAATGCTTGAGGGAG GATTATCGTTTTTCTTCCCACCAAGACCACAAGGACCAAAAGGGCCATCAGGGCCACCAGGACCTCGAGGTTGGCGTGGATTACCAGGACCGCAGGGATTACCCGGACCAACAGGACCGCAGGGACTTCCAGGAGACATGg GAGATGTTGGTCCCCAAGGGCCCAGCGGTCCACCTGGCGAACAAGGGCCAGAGGGAGAATGCGGATATACAG GTTATACTCTAGAGTTTCCAGAGAAGGGAGTCAATGACTATATGCAAATCTGGGGTATGCCAAACTTGAAGAGTTTCACGGTCTGTTTCTGGGTAAAGACATCTCAACATTACGGGACACCCTTCAGCTACGCAGTATCATCAAGTGCGAATAATGAGCTGCTCATCGAAACTCCTGGAAGTTTTAAAATGATCATTGGTCACAATCAAGCAGT TCAAACGGGAGTGTCAGCAAACGATGGCAAGTGGCATCATATCTGTGCAACGTGGAAAAACGCCGATGGTGCATGGAAATTTTACAAGGATGGGGAGTTGGCAAAAAAAGGAACTGGCTTGAAGAAAGCATACACCATCCGGGGTGGTGGTTCCTTGACGCTGGGACAAGAACAAGACAAACTGGGAGAAGGATTTGACCCAAAGCAGTCTCTCCAGGGGATGCTGGCAAATGTCAATGTCTGGGCTGGTGTGCTGCCGCCATCTAAGATAAAAGAGACGTCACGATGCTGTATGGCAGGCGAGGGAGATCTGTACAAGTGGTCTTTTTTCAGCATTGGCATCAAAGGAAACCCTCGCATTACGGCACCTCCCACTTGTCCCTGCGCTTTGTGA